One genomic window of Bacillus mycoides includes the following:
- a CDS encoding AAA family ATPase, whose product MRPIQLIMTAFGPYKQKEVIDFKDLGEHRIFAISGNTGAGKTTIFDAICYVLYGEASGEERSDTNMLRSQFADDNVYTSVELTFQLKGKSYEIKRQLGHKKQGNKTITGHAVELYEVIDEEKVPCVDRFHVTDVNKKVEDLIGLSKHQFSQIVMLPQGEFRKLLTSETENKEEILRRIFKTDRYKLMRELLDQKRKQWKDVLQEKQKERELYFRNVFKLPIRDGALLETLVEQEHVNTHQVAEALEQEKIWYNAEVEQLHVEQNDKTKQLKEEEARFHAAKAVNEKFKDLEQKNEKYSTLQENRAVIEMKEKSFKHAEQAKRLLPFEQWYEEAMQYEQQSESLLKQIIAKKEHIMNSFELAQEKFEALKNKAPERENAKKQVQRLEELQPIIASLAEKKLNLQNAEIQIGKLKEGMQKLDKQLEAHTNEKQRMFGELQKLEVALEQYVAKVEELTNMREDAKVLKQAYDVWQEKQKYEQEKEIAFHKMQLAVSAYEDMERRWLSEQAGILALHLHDGESCPVCGSMDHPKKATEQSNAIDEKELNGLREKKNVAEKSHVQLEEKWNFYRVQYEQVIEEVLNRGYRAEELVETYRALVQKGKQLAADVNALKASEETRKQIAVNIKSVEEKVEELQKQKREVETMQHRTEMECMQLRTSYEHDKQNIPESLQTVQAWKVQFDQALQELRFMEDEWEKVQEAYQHWQNENIRIQAEHDSASNQFNGAKEKKEETFTRFMKELEQSGFTDQLTYTESKLNDAEMDKLQQEIRSYYSSLEVLTKQIEELKAELKDKEYMDISSLDEQVKELEIHLDIIKEKRQRAQNAVSYITDLHENIKRIDEQIHEEEKAFQELVDLYEVMKGDNDSRISFERYILIEYLEQIVQIANERLRKLSNGQFYLKRSERVEKRNRQSGLGLDVYDAYTGQTRDVKTLSGGEKFNASLCLALGMADVIQAYEGGISIETMFIDEGFGSLDEESLTKAVDALIDLQKSGRFIGVISHVQELKNAMPAVLEVTKQKDGCSQTRFVVK is encoded by the coding sequence ATGAGACCGATTCAGCTTATAATGACCGCATTTGGTCCATATAAACAGAAAGAAGTAATCGATTTTAAAGATCTTGGTGAGCATCGTATTTTCGCTATTTCTGGAAATACAGGAGCCGGAAAGACAACGATTTTTGATGCGATTTGTTATGTATTATATGGAGAGGCTAGTGGAGAAGAGCGCAGTGATACAAACATGCTTCGTAGCCAATTTGCTGATGATAATGTTTATACAAGTGTGGAATTAACTTTTCAATTAAAAGGGAAAAGTTATGAAATAAAACGACAACTGGGCCATAAAAAACAAGGGAATAAAACAATTACAGGACATGCAGTCGAATTATATGAAGTAATTGATGAGGAAAAAGTTCCATGCGTCGATCGTTTTCATGTAACAGATGTAAATAAAAAAGTTGAAGATTTAATTGGATTAAGTAAACATCAATTTAGCCAAATTGTCATGTTACCGCAAGGAGAGTTTCGAAAATTATTAACATCTGAAACGGAAAATAAAGAAGAAATACTACGCCGCATTTTTAAAACAGATCGTTATAAATTAATGCGTGAGTTATTAGATCAAAAGCGTAAACAATGGAAAGACGTCTTACAAGAAAAACAAAAAGAACGTGAGCTATATTTCCGTAATGTATTTAAATTACCAATACGTGATGGAGCATTATTAGAGACATTAGTGGAGCAAGAGCATGTAAATACACATCAAGTAGCAGAGGCATTAGAACAAGAAAAAATTTGGTACAATGCAGAGGTTGAGCAATTACACGTAGAACAAAATGACAAAACGAAACAATTAAAAGAAGAAGAGGCACGTTTTCATGCAGCAAAAGCTGTAAATGAGAAATTCAAAGATTTAGAGCAAAAGAATGAGAAATACAGTACTTTACAAGAAAACCGTGCCGTAATCGAAATGAAAGAAAAATCTTTTAAACATGCGGAACAGGCGAAGCGATTATTACCATTTGAGCAATGGTATGAGGAAGCGATGCAATATGAACAGCAGTCTGAAAGTTTGTTAAAACAGATAATCGCAAAAAAAGAACATATAATGAACAGTTTTGAACTTGCTCAGGAGAAATTTGAAGCATTAAAGAATAAGGCACCTGAGCGAGAAAATGCTAAAAAACAAGTTCAAAGACTAGAAGAGTTACAACCAATTATTGCATCATTAGCTGAGAAAAAGTTGAATTTGCAAAATGCTGAAATTCAAATAGGGAAATTAAAAGAAGGTATGCAAAAGTTAGATAAACAACTAGAAGCGCATACAAATGAAAAACAAAGAATGTTTGGTGAATTACAGAAATTAGAAGTAGCGCTTGAACAATATGTAGCTAAAGTAGAAGAACTAACGAATATGCGAGAAGATGCAAAAGTATTAAAGCAGGCATATGATGTATGGCAAGAAAAACAAAAATACGAGCAAGAAAAAGAAATTGCATTTCATAAGATGCAACTGGCAGTTAGTGCGTATGAAGATATGGAACGCCGCTGGTTAAGTGAGCAAGCTGGTATATTAGCTCTTCATTTACATGATGGTGAATCTTGTCCAGTATGTGGTAGTATGGATCACCCGAAAAAAGCTACAGAGCAAAGTAATGCCATTGATGAAAAAGAGTTAAATGGGCTAAGAGAAAAGAAAAACGTTGCGGAAAAATCACATGTTCAATTAGAAGAAAAGTGGAATTTCTATCGAGTTCAATATGAACAAGTGATAGAAGAAGTGCTAAATCGAGGGTATCGCGCAGAAGAATTAGTAGAAACATATAGGGCGCTCGTTCAAAAAGGAAAGCAATTAGCAGCAGATGTTAATGCGTTAAAAGCAAGTGAAGAAACGCGTAAGCAAATTGCTGTGAATATAAAAAGCGTAGAAGAAAAAGTAGAAGAACTCCAGAAACAAAAGCGTGAAGTAGAAACAATGCAGCACCGTACTGAAATGGAGTGTATGCAGCTTCGTACGTCATATGAACATGATAAGCAAAATATTCCGGAAAGCTTGCAAACGGTACAAGCTTGGAAAGTACAGTTTGACCAAGCTCTGCAAGAACTCAGGTTCATGGAAGATGAATGGGAGAAAGTACAAGAAGCGTATCAACATTGGCAAAATGAAAATATACGTATTCAAGCAGAACATGATAGTGCTTCTAATCAATTTAATGGTGCAAAAGAGAAGAAAGAAGAGACTTTCACACGCTTTATGAAAGAGCTAGAACAAAGCGGATTTACAGATCAATTAACATATACAGAATCCAAATTAAATGATGCTGAGATGGATAAGTTACAACAAGAAATCCGAAGTTATTACTCATCTCTAGAAGTACTTACAAAACAAATTGAAGAATTAAAGGCAGAATTAAAAGATAAAGAGTATATGGACATCTCTTCATTAGATGAGCAAGTGAAAGAATTGGAAATTCACCTTGATATTATTAAAGAAAAACGACAACGTGCTCAAAATGCCGTATCATATATTACGGATTTACATGAAAATATTAAACGAATTGATGAACAAATTCATGAGGAAGAAAAAGCATTCCAAGAACTTGTTGATTTATATGAAGTAATGAAAGGGGATAACGATAGTCGTATATCCTTTGAACGTTACATTTTAATTGAGTATTTAGAACAAATTGTTCAAATTGCGAACGAACGACTACGTAAATTATCAAATGGACAATTTTATTTAAAACGAAGCGAACGAGTTGAAAAGAGGAATCGACAAAGTGGATTAGGCTTAGATGTATACGATGCATATACAGGTCAAACCCGAGATGTAAAAACATTATCTGGCGGTGAAAAATTTAACGCATCACTTTGCTTAGCGCTTGGAATGGCAGATGTAATTCAAGCGTATGAGGGTGGTATTTCCATCGAAACGATGTTTATCGATGAAGGATTCGGCTCATTAGATGAAGAGTCATTAACGAAAGCAGTTGACGCCCTAATCGACTTGCAAAAATCAGGCCGATTTATCGGCGTAATTTCACACGTTCAAGAACTGAAAAACGCAATGCCAGCTGTATTAGAAGTAACGAAGCAGAAGGATGGGTGTAGTCAGACGCGGTTTGTGGTGAAATAG
- a CDS encoding ArsR/SmtB family transcription factor, translated as MTTYTSEIKKSLVTEEDVDILKIMAHPIRLQIVNELSVRKTCNVTQLTEILNIPQSTVSQHLSKMKGKVLRAERRGLEIYYYINNLKASKIVSVLGYVN; from the coding sequence ATGACAACATATACGAGCGAGATAAAAAAAAGTTTAGTTACTGAAGAAGATGTGGACATTTTAAAAATAATGGCGCATCCAATACGATTACAAATTGTAAATGAATTAAGTGTACGCAAAACTTGTAATGTAACGCAATTAACAGAAATATTAAATATTCCTCAATCGACTGTTTCGCAGCATTTATCAAAAATGAAAGGTAAGGTGCTAAGAGCTGAAAGAAGAGGATTGGAAATTTATTATTACATTAATAATTTAAAAGCAAGCAAGATTGTTAGTGTTTTAGGATATGTAAATTAA
- a CDS encoding YkvS family protein, whose amino-acid sequence MKANVGDTILFQRNNLKITASVLKLYTESVLVEVTDVSGGTFEFDRTIVNHKNYKILNANK is encoded by the coding sequence ATGAAAGCAAACGTAGGCGATACTATACTATTTCAACGAAATAACTTAAAGATCACAGCATCTGTACTAAAACTATACACTGAATCGGTCTTAGTTGAAGTTACAGATGTAAGCGGTGGTACTTTTGAATTTGACCGAACAATTGTAAATCATAAAAACTATAAAATTTTAAATGCAAATAAATAA
- a CDS encoding L-lactate MFS transporter, whose protein sequence is MKKSTVNPWLVVLGTVIVQMGLGTIYTWSLFNQPLVSKYGWSLNAVAITFSITSLSLAFSTLFASKLQEKWGLRKLIMIAGLALGMGLVLSSQASSLILLYVLAGVVVGYADGTAYITSLSNLIKWFPERKGLIAGISVSAYGTGSLIFKYINAMLIDSVGVSQAFIYWGLIVTAMIVIGACLIHQAADQGAVQETKTKEYTTKEMLGTKQVYLLFIMLFTSCMSGLYLIGMVKDIGVQLVGLSAATAANAVAMVAIFNTLGRIILGPLSDKIGRLKIVTGTFVAMATSVLVLSFVDLNYGIYFVCVASVAFCFGGNITIFPAIVGDFFGMKNHSKNYGIVYQGFGFGALAGSFIGALLGGFKPTFMVIGVLCVVSFIISILIQAPNQKKEKEEEYRSVA, encoded by the coding sequence ATGAAAAAATCAACTGTTAATCCATGGCTTGTTGTCCTTGGAACAGTCATAGTACAAATGGGGCTTGGAACGATATATACATGGAGTTTATTCAATCAGCCCTTAGTGAGTAAATACGGTTGGAGTCTTAACGCTGTTGCTATAACTTTCTCAATTACTAGCCTTTCTTTAGCGTTTTCAACTTTGTTTGCGAGTAAATTGCAAGAAAAATGGGGACTTCGTAAACTTATTATGATAGCTGGACTAGCATTAGGAATGGGATTAGTGCTTAGTTCACAAGCTTCCTCATTAATATTGCTTTATGTATTAGCAGGAGTTGTTGTAGGTTACGCAGATGGTACAGCATATATCACTTCACTATCCAATTTAATAAAGTGGTTTCCAGAGCGTAAAGGTTTAATCGCCGGTATATCTGTCTCTGCATATGGTACAGGTAGCCTAATATTTAAATACATAAACGCAATGTTGATTGATTCAGTTGGTGTATCGCAAGCGTTTATATACTGGGGTTTAATTGTTACAGCTATGATCGTGATTGGCGCTTGTTTAATCCATCAAGCTGCTGATCAAGGTGCAGTTCAGGAAACAAAAACTAAAGAATATACAACAAAAGAAATGTTAGGCACAAAACAAGTATACTTATTATTTATTATGTTATTTACATCATGTATGAGTGGCTTATACTTAATTGGCATGGTAAAAGATATCGGTGTTCAACTTGTAGGGCTTAGCGCAGCAACAGCAGCTAATGCGGTGGCTATGGTTGCAATCTTCAATACATTGGGTCGTATCATTCTAGGACCGTTATCAGATAAAATCGGCCGTTTAAAAATCGTTACTGGTACTTTTGTTGCTATGGCGACTTCAGTCTTGGTTCTAAGTTTCGTAGATTTAAATTATGGTATCTACTTCGTCTGTGTAGCAAGTGTAGCGTTTTGCTTTGGTGGAAATATCACTATTTTCCCAGCTATTGTTGGTGATTTCTTCGGTATGAAAAACCATAGTAAGAACTACGGAATTGTGTATCAAGGATTTGGATTTGGAGCGCTTGCAGGTTCCTTTATCGGTGCACTTCTAGGTGGATTCAAACCAACCTTTATGGTGATCGGCGTATTATGTGTCGTGTCATTCATTATCTCAATTTTAATTCAAGCACCTAATCAGAAAAAAGAAAAAGAAGAAGAGTATCGCAGCGTAGCGTAA
- a CDS encoding IS3 family transposase (programmed frameshift), with the protein MAKFSSKEKIQAVKRYLDGSESGKTIAKSIGVTPVLIREWIRRYESSGERAFDKCYTLYSAQYKLDVLYYMNEHGTSIRETAALFNIPSYETLRKWKIAYETGGLDALQSKKKGRPTMKDKKIKPVVEGSIEALQAENERLRMENAYFKKVECLSSKQGKITKQDKAQVIYELRHEFPVKELLQLANIPRSTYYYWMKQFNRPDPNAEVKELIQAIYNEHDGCYGYRRIRDELMNRGHKVNHKKVYRLMKELGLKCLVRMKKYRSYKGTVGKIAPNILNRNFQAVKPNEKWVTDITEFKLFGEKLYLSPMLDLFNSEIITYTIGSRPTYSLVSTMLDQAFERITDQDKLLIHSDQGWHYQMKQYRHSLKNCGITQSMSRKGNCYDNAVIENFFGIMKSEFLYRKEFESITHFKQELAKYIEYYNHKRIKAKLKGMSPVQYRAHTLEAA; encoded by the exons ATGGCTAAATTTTCTTCAAAAGAAAAAATCCAAGCGGTGAAACGATATTTAGATGGTTCAGAGAGTGGAAAAACAATTGCTAAATCTATAGGAGTTACTCCTGTTTTAATTCGTGAGTGGATTAGACGATATGAATCTTCAGGTGAAAGGGCCTTTGACAAGTGCTATACATTATACTCAGCTCAGTATAAACTAGATGTACTTTATTATATGAATGAACACGGGACATCTATCAGAGAAACAGCGGCGCTTTTCAATATTCCGTCTTATGAAACACTTCGGAAATGGAAAATAGCCTATGAAACAGGAGGATTGGATGCCCTACAATCAAAGAAAAAGGGGCGTCCAACCATGAAAGATAAAAAAATAAAACCAGTAGTAGAAGGTTCAATAGAAGCACTACAAGCCGAAAATGAGCGTTTACGGATGGAAAATGCATATT TTAAAAAAGTTGAATGCCTTAGTTCAAAACAAGGAAAAATCACCAAACAAGACAAAGCGCAAGTAATCTATGAGTTAAGGCATGAATTTCCTGTCAAGGAGTTACTTCAACTCGCAAACATTCCACGTAGTACGTACTATTACTGGATGAAACAGTTCAATCGTCCTGATCCAAATGCAGAAGTAAAAGAACTGATTCAAGCTATTTATAATGAACACGATGGGTGTTATGGGTATCGTCGTATTCGTGATGAACTTATGAATCGTGGACACAAAGTAAATCATAAAAAAGTGTATCGCCTTATGAAAGAATTAGGGTTAAAATGTCTTGTTCGTATGAAAAAATATCGCTCTTACAAAGGGACAGTTGGGAAAATTGCGCCAAATATTTTAAATCGCAACTTCCAAGCTGTAAAACCAAATGAAAAGTGGGTTACAGATATTACGGAGTTTAAGTTATTTGGGGAGAAGTTATACTTATCACCAATGTTGGATTTGTTTAATAGTGAAATTATTACCTATACAATTGGTTCAAGACCGACCTATTCCCTTGTTTCAACGATGTTAGATCAAGCTTTTGAACGTATAACAGATCAGGATAAACTCCTCATTCATTCTGATCAAGGTTGGCACTATCAAATGAAACAATACCGTCATTCTCTTAAGAACTGTGGCATTACTCAAAGTATGTCTCGCAAAGGAAACTGTTATGACAATGCCGTTATTGAAAATTTCTTTGGTATCATGAAATCAGAATTTCTGTATCGAAAAGAATTTGAAAGTATAACACATTTCAAACAAGAATTAGCAAAGTATATAGAATACTATAATCATAAAAGAATTAAGGCAAAATTAAAGGGTATGAGCCCGGTACAATACCGGGCTCATACCCTAGAAGCTGCCTAA
- the dhbA gene encoding 2,3-dihydro-2,3-dihydroxybenzoate dehydrogenase: MNLGEFDGKTVLVTGAAQGIGSVVAKMFLERGATVIAVDQNAEGLNMFLNHYASNESRIKTFHLDVSDSVAVEEVVERIENDIAPIDILVNVAGVLRMGAIHSLSDEEWNKTFSVNTTGVFYMSRAVSKHMMLRKSGAIVTVGSNAANTPRMEMAAYAASKAATTMFMKCLGLELAAYNIRCNLVSPGSTETEMQRLLWADENGAKNIIAGSQNTYRLGIPLQKIAQPSEIAEAVLFLASDKASHITMHNLCVDGGATLGA; encoded by the coding sequence ATGAACTTAGGGGAATTTGATGGAAAAACCGTTTTAGTAACAGGTGCCGCTCAAGGTATAGGTAGTGTTGTAGCAAAAATGTTTTTAGAAAGAGGAGCTACAGTTATTGCGGTTGATCAAAATGCAGAAGGGCTTAATATGTTTTTAAATCATTATGCATCAAATGAAAGTCGTATTAAGACGTTTCATTTAGATGTGAGTGATAGTGTCGCTGTTGAAGAGGTAGTAGAACGAATTGAAAATGATATAGCGCCAATAGATATTTTAGTAAATGTTGCAGGGGTTCTACGTATGGGAGCGATTCACTCTTTAAGTGACGAAGAATGGAATAAAACATTCTCTGTAAATACTACAGGAGTTTTCTATATGTCCCGAGCAGTAAGTAAACATATGATGTTAAGGAAGTCAGGGGCAATTGTTACAGTTGGTTCAAATGCGGCAAATACTCCGAGAATGGAGATGGCTGCGTATGCTGCATCAAAAGCTGCAACGACGATGTTCATGAAGTGTTTAGGATTAGAACTTGCAGCATACAATATTCGTTGTAACTTAGTTTCTCCGGGTTCTACTGAAACTGAAATGCAAAGATTACTATGGGCTGATGAGAATGGAGCTAAAAATATAATTGCTGGTTCTCAAAATACATATAGACTCGGAATTCCTTTACAAAAAATTGCACAACCTTCAGAAATTGCTGAAGCAGTATTGTTTTTAGCTTCAGATAAAGCAAGTCATATTACAATGCACAATTTATGTGTAGATGGCGGAGCTACATTAGGAGCTTAA
- the dhbC gene encoding isochorismate synthase DhbC, with protein sequence MNELTAVKELSEKLLEDYKTESSFFFASPNRTILAEGEFTTVKHSEIESFPELVKAVLSNAKQDGNPNPIVVGALPFDRRKEVQLIVPEYCRITERLQLEKTNEIKQNEKLAFEMTPVPGPEVYMNGVKQGIAKIQDGDLKKIVLSRSLDVKSSEVIDKQKLLRELAEHNKHGYTFAVNLPKDENEKSKVLIGASPELLVSRHGMQVISNPLAGSRPRSDDPAEDKRRAEELLSSPKDLHEHAVVVEAVAAALRPYCHTLHVPEKPSVIHSEAMWHLSTEVKGELKDPNTTSLELAIALHPTPAVCGTPMEEAREAIQKIEPFDREFFTGMLGWSDLNGDGEWIVTIRCAEVQENTLRLYAGAGVVAESNPEDELAETSAKFQTMLKALGLSDSSVNEK encoded by the coding sequence ATGAATGAACTTACAGCCGTAAAGGAACTGTCAGAAAAACTTTTAGAAGATTATAAGACTGAATCTTCATTCTTTTTCGCTTCACCAAATCGAACGATATTGGCAGAAGGAGAGTTTACTACAGTAAAACATAGTGAAATCGAAAGTTTTCCAGAGCTTGTAAAGGCGGTATTAAGTAATGCCAAACAGGATGGAAATCCAAATCCTATCGTTGTAGGAGCTTTGCCATTTGATCGTAGAAAAGAAGTTCAACTTATTGTACCAGAATATTGCAGAATTACTGAGCGTTTACAGTTAGAAAAAACAAATGAGATAAAACAAAATGAGAAACTGGCATTTGAAATGACACCAGTTCCAGGGCCTGAAGTTTACATGAATGGTGTGAAGCAAGGAATAGCAAAAATTCAGGACGGAGATTTAAAGAAAATCGTGCTATCTAGATCGTTGGATGTTAAATCTTCAGAGGTAATTGATAAACAAAAGCTTCTTCGTGAATTAGCAGAACATAATAAGCACGGCTACACATTTGCTGTTAATTTACCGAAAGATGAAAACGAGAAAAGTAAGGTGTTAATTGGAGCAAGCCCTGAATTACTTGTTTCACGTCATGGTATGCAAGTAATTTCTAATCCGTTAGCTGGTTCAAGACCACGTAGTGATGATCCAGCAGAAGATAAAAGAAGAGCAGAAGAATTACTTTCTTCTCCAAAAGATTTACATGAACATGCGGTAGTAGTTGAAGCGGTTGCTGCTGCGCTTCGTCCGTACTGTCATACATTACATGTGCCAGAAAAACCATCAGTTATTCATAGTGAAGCAATGTGGCATTTGTCTACAGAAGTGAAAGGTGAACTTAAGGATCCAAATACTACTTCTTTAGAATTAGCAATTGCTCTTCATCCTACGCCAGCAGTTTGCGGAACTCCAATGGAAGAAGCAAGAGAAGCTATTCAAAAAATTGAGCCATTTGACCGTGAATTCTTTACAGGAATGTTAGGGTGGAGCGATTTAAATGGAGATGGTGAATGGATTGTTACAATTCGATGTGCTGAAGTGCAAGAAAATACACTTCGCTTATATGCAGGCGCTGGAGTTGTTGCTGAGTCAAACCCAGAAGATGAGTTAGCAGAAACATCAGCTAAATTCCAAACAATGTTGAAAGCTTTAGGGTTAAGTGATAGTTCAGTGAATGAAAAGTAG
- a CDS encoding (2,3-dihydroxybenzoyl)adenylate synthase, translating into MLAGYTEWPKEFANRYREEGCWLGETFGSMLRERAEKHGDQIAIVSSKTQITYSELNKKVYRLAAGLLNLGIKKEDRVVIQLPNIIEFFEICFALFRIGALPVFALPSHRSSEISYFCEFGEASAYVISDKALGFDYRKLAREVKEKVPALQHVIVVGEEEEFVNINNLYMDPVPLPEVQPSDVAFLQLSGGTTGLSKLIPRTHDDYIYSLRVSAEICNLNAESVYMAVLPVAHNYPMSSPGTFGTFYAGGKVVLATGGSPDEAFALIEKEKVTITALVPPLAMIWLDAASSRNNDLSSLQVIQVGGAKFSAEVAKRIRPTFGCTLQQVFGMAEGLVNYTRLDDPEEIIIHTQGRPMSTFDEVRVVDENDNDVKLGEVGSLLTRGPYTIRGYYKAEEHNARSFTEDGFYRTGDLVKINEQGYIIVEGRDKDQINRGGEKVAAEEVENHLLAHEAVHDVAIVSMPDDYLGERTCAFVIARGQTPTVSELKMFLRERGIAAYKIPDRIEFIESFPQTGVGKVSKKELRKVIAEKLITVKR; encoded by the coding sequence ATGTTAGCAGGTTATACGGAATGGCCCAAAGAATTTGCAAATCGTTATCGAGAAGAAGGATGTTGGCTTGGAGAAACATTTGGTTCGATGTTAAGAGAACGCGCTGAAAAACATGGAGATCAAATTGCAATTGTAAGTAGTAAGACACAAATAACCTATAGTGAACTCAATAAAAAGGTATATCGCTTAGCTGCAGGTTTACTGAATTTAGGAATAAAGAAAGAGGATCGAGTTGTAATTCAGTTACCTAACATTATAGAGTTTTTCGAAATATGTTTTGCACTATTTCGAATTGGAGCACTTCCTGTTTTTGCACTACCTTCTCATCGCAGTAGTGAAATTAGTTATTTTTGCGAGTTTGGTGAGGCGAGTGCTTACGTTATTTCAGATAAGGCTCTCGGTTTTGATTACCGAAAACTAGCAAGAGAAGTGAAAGAGAAAGTTCCCGCTTTACAACATGTAATCGTAGTGGGGGAAGAAGAAGAATTTGTGAACATAAATAATCTTTATATGGATCCGGTTCCATTACCAGAAGTTCAGCCAAGTGATGTGGCGTTTCTCCAATTATCAGGAGGGACAACAGGGCTTTCTAAATTAATTCCTAGAACACATGATGACTATATTTATAGTTTACGTGTTAGCGCTGAAATTTGTAATTTGAATGCAGAAAGTGTCTATATGGCAGTTCTTCCAGTAGCACACAATTACCCAATGAGTTCTCCAGGGACATTTGGAACTTTTTATGCGGGTGGAAAAGTAGTGTTGGCAACTGGAGGGAGTCCAGATGAGGCATTTGCTCTTATAGAAAAAGAAAAAGTGACGATTACCGCTCTCGTTCCGCCATTAGCAATGATTTGGCTTGATGCTGCATCTTCCCGTAACAACGATTTATCGAGCCTGCAAGTTATTCAAGTAGGAGGTGCGAAATTTAGTGCCGAAGTTGCGAAGCGTATTCGCCCTACATTTGGATGTACGTTACAGCAAGTGTTCGGTATGGCGGAAGGATTAGTAAATTATACAAGATTAGATGATCCTGAAGAAATTATTATTCATACGCAAGGTAGACCGATGTCTACGTTCGATGAAGTAAGAGTTGTTGATGAAAATGATAACGATGTAAAGCTTGGTGAAGTAGGTAGTTTATTAACACGAGGGCCATATACAATTCGTGGCTATTATAAAGCGGAAGAGCATAATGCACGATCGTTTACAGAAGATGGATTTTATCGTACAGGTGATCTGGTGAAAATAAATGAACAAGGTTACATCATTGTAGAAGGAAGAGATAAAGATCAAATTAACCGTGGTGGTGAGAAGGTTGCTGCGGAGGAAGTTGAAAATCATCTTTTAGCACACGAGGCAGTACATGATGTAGCAATTGTATCTATGCCTGACGATTATTTAGGAGAACGTACTTGCGCTTTTGTCATAGCTCGCGGACAAACTCCAACTGTAAGTGAATTAAAAATGTTTTTAAGAGAACGTGGTATAGCAGCTTATAAGATTCCAGATCGAATTGAATTTATTGAATCATTCCCGCAAACAGGTGTTGGAAAAGTAAGCAAAAAAGAATTACGTAAAGTCATTGCTGAAAAACTTATTACAGTAAAACGTTAA
- a CDS encoding isochorismatase family protein, whose protein sequence is MAIPSISVYKMPIESELPKNKVNWTPNPKRAVLLIHDMQEYFLDAYSDKESPKVELISNIKVIREGCKELGIPVVYTAQPGGQTLEQRGLLQDFWGDGIPAGPDKKKIVDELTPDEDDIFLTKWRYSAFKKTNLLEILNEQGRDQLIICGIYAHIGCLLTACEAFMDGIQPFFVADAVADFSLEHHKQALEYASNRCAVTTSTNLLLKDLQSVKGDESEGITLQEVHELVAQLLREPVGSIEVDEDLLNRGLDSVRIMSLVEKWRREGKEITFADLAERPTVDDWYRLLSSQAAQVL, encoded by the coding sequence ATGGCTATCCCATCTATTTCAGTATATAAAATGCCAATTGAATCAGAACTACCAAAAAATAAAGTGAATTGGACGCCAAATCCGAAACGTGCAGTTCTTCTAATTCACGACATGCAAGAATATTTTCTTGATGCATATAGCGATAAAGAATCGCCAAAAGTAGAACTAATTTCAAATATTAAGGTGATAAGAGAAGGATGTAAGGAACTAGGTATACCAGTTGTTTATACAGCACAACCTGGTGGACAAACGTTAGAACAACGGGGGTTATTACAAGACTTTTGGGGTGACGGTATTCCTGCTGGACCAGATAAAAAGAAAATTGTCGATGAACTTACTCCTGATGAGGATGATATATTCCTAACAAAATGGAGATATAGTGCATTTAAAAAGACGAATCTATTAGAAATTTTAAATGAACAAGGAAGAGATCAACTTATTATTTGCGGTATTTATGCGCATATTGGCTGCCTTTTAACAGCTTGTGAAGCTTTTATGGATGGTATCCAGCCATTTTTTGTAGCAGATGCAGTTGCTGATTTTTCACTAGAGCATCATAAACAAGCATTGGAGTATGCATCTAATAGGTGTGCAGTAACGACATCAACAAACTTACTATTAAAAGATTTACAAAGTGTAAAAGGCGATGAAAGTGAAGGAATCACTTTACAGGAAGTGCATGAACTAGTTGCACAACTACTCCGAGAGCCAGTAGGGAGTATTGAAGTTGATGAAGACTTATTAAATAGAGGACTTGATTCGGTTAGAATTATGAGTTTAGTAGAGAAGTGGCGCCGCGAAGGGAAAGAAATCACTTTTGCAGATTTAGCAGAACGTCCAACTGTTGATGATTGGTACCGTTTACTATCTTCACAAGCAGCACAAGTGCTGTAA